The Thioalkalivibrio sulfidiphilus HL-EbGr7 genome includes a window with the following:
- the cas2 gene encoding CRISPR-associated endonuclease Cas2, whose translation MDEHLYIVTYDISDQKRWRRVFRLMRGYGEWLQLSVFQCRMSRQRHAELIALLDGMIHHDEDHIVILDVGIAEKVAPRVVSLGKDFEPVAREPVII comes from the coding sequence ATGGACGAACATCTCTACATCGTCACCTACGACATCAGTGATCAGAAGCGCTGGCGCCGTGTGTTCAGACTCATGCGTGGTTACGGTGAGTGGCTGCAATTATCAGTGTTCCAGTGTCGAATGAGCCGGCAGCGCCATGCAGAATTGATCGCGCTGCTGGACGGCATGATTCATCATGATGAGGATCACATCGTGATCCTCGACGTAGGTATTGCCGAGAAAGTTGCGCCCAGGGTTGTAAGCCTGGGCAAGGATTTCGAACCGGTCGCTCGGGAACCGGTGATCATTTAA
- a CDS encoding CRISPR-associated endonuclease Cas4/Cas1, with amino-acid sequence MDDQQQPELPLPFPELSGDMPLLPARMVNEYQYCPRLAYLEWVQGEWSESADTVDGRYRHRRVDKGSGDLPAPGVAEAGERYHARSITLSSNRLGLIARMDLLEGEGDHVTPVDYKRGKRPHVARGAYEPERVQLCVQGMILEECGYTCDEGELYFTESRERVRVPFDEELRRLTLNAINGLRFIAAGGQIPAPLEDSPKCPRCSLVGICLPDEVNYLRREQTPPRPLAVARDEALPLYIQARGAKLAKRGETLEVTVDDEKVQSVRLIDVSQVIVMGNVYITTPCLQELMQREIPVSWHSHGGWFMGHTMGTGHKNVEIRTAQYKASFEEHQCLHIAKGLVEAKIQNCRTLLRRNWKGEDKPVDLLDGLQVDIRKSRRASNLQELLGIEGAAASRYFGAFARLLKHSDAGPELTFDFTTRNRRPPTDPVNALLSYAYALLTRSWTASLSAVGLDPYRGFYHQPRYGRPALALDMMEPFRPLIADSSVIQAINNGEVRPSDFQSVAGSVALTNDGRKRFIATFERRMSHEITHPLFGYRLSYRRLLEVQGRLLARYLLGELPDYPNFTTR; translated from the coding sequence ATGGACGATCAGCAGCAGCCCGAACTGCCGCTCCCTTTTCCGGAGCTATCCGGCGATATGCCCTTGCTCCCGGCGCGCATGGTCAACGAATACCAGTACTGCCCCCGTCTGGCGTATCTGGAATGGGTGCAGGGGGAGTGGTCCGAGTCCGCGGATACCGTGGATGGACGCTACCGTCACCGTCGGGTGGACAAAGGTTCTGGAGATCTTCCGGCCCCCGGCGTCGCCGAGGCGGGTGAACGCTACCATGCCCGCTCCATAACCCTGTCCTCCAACCGCCTGGGCCTCATCGCCCGCATGGATCTGCTGGAAGGCGAGGGTGACCATGTCACACCCGTCGACTACAAGCGTGGCAAGCGGCCTCATGTGGCCCGCGGCGCCTACGAGCCCGAAAGGGTCCAGTTGTGCGTGCAGGGCATGATTCTGGAGGAATGCGGCTATACCTGCGACGAAGGGGAGTTGTACTTCACCGAATCCCGCGAGCGTGTACGTGTGCCCTTCGACGAGGAATTACGCCGGTTGACGCTCAACGCCATCAACGGACTACGATTCATCGCCGCGGGTGGACAGATCCCCGCACCCCTGGAGGACAGTCCCAAGTGTCCGCGCTGTTCGCTGGTAGGTATCTGCCTGCCCGACGAGGTCAACTACCTCCGCCGGGAACAGACGCCGCCAAGGCCCCTGGCCGTCGCCCGGGATGAGGCCCTGCCACTCTATATCCAGGCCCGGGGCGCCAAGCTGGCCAAGCGGGGCGAGACTTTGGAGGTCACGGTGGATGACGAAAAAGTACAGTCGGTGCGCCTCATCGACGTCTCCCAGGTGATCGTCATGGGCAATGTCTATATCACCACGCCGTGCCTTCAGGAACTCATGCAGCGCGAGATCCCCGTCAGTTGGCATTCCCATGGCGGCTGGTTCATGGGCCACACCATGGGCACCGGCCACAAGAACGTGGAGATCCGGACTGCCCAGTACAAGGCGAGCTTCGAGGAGCACCAGTGTCTGCACATCGCCAAGGGCCTGGTGGAGGCCAAGATCCAGAATTGCCGCACGCTGTTGCGGCGCAACTGGAAAGGCGAGGACAAGCCCGTGGATCTGCTCGACGGCCTGCAGGTGGATATCAGGAAATCCCGTCGTGCATCCAATCTTCAGGAGCTGCTTGGCATCGAAGGGGCGGCCGCCTCCCGCTACTTCGGTGCCTTCGCCCGGCTGTTGAAGCACAGCGATGCCGGGCCCGAACTGACATTCGACTTCACCACGCGCAACCGCCGTCCGCCCACGGACCCGGTCAACGCCCTGTTGTCCTACGCCTACGCCCTTCTGACCCGGTCCTGGACGGCTTCGCTCTCGGCAGTGGGCCTTGATCCGTATCGAGGCTTCTATCATCAGCCCCGTTACGGCCGTCCGGCGCTGGCATTGGACATGATGGAGCCGTTCAGACCCTTGATCGCGGATTCCAGTGTCATTCAGGCGATCAACAACGGTGAAGTGCGTCCATCGGATTTCCAGAGCGTGGCCGGCAGCGTCGCGCTGACCAACGACGGACGCAAGCGCTTCATCGCCACCTTCGAGCGGCGCATGAGTCATGAGATCACCCATCCCCTGTTCGGATACCGGCTCAGCTACCGCCGGCTGCTGGAGGTCCAGGGCAGGCTGCTCGCGCGCTATCTGTTGGGTGAGCTGCCCGACTATCCGAACTTCACGACCCGGTGA
- a CDS encoding ribbon-helix-helix protein, CopG family has protein sequence MPAISLRLPDEIEARLAEEARIEGRPRSEVVREAIAEYITRRERERFMAELVAEAQAYYRDPEACREALELAEEAIVTGNEALDIAEGRRPGEPWPEETGEKWWR, from the coding sequence ATGCCTGCCATCAGTCTCCGCCTTCCGGATGAGATCGAGGCCCGCCTCGCCGAAGAGGCCCGTATTGAAGGCCGCCCACGCTCCGAAGTGGTGCGCGAGGCGATCGCGGAATACATCACCCGACGGGAGCGCGAGCGGTTCATGGCGGAGCTCGTAGCCGAAGCGCAAGCCTATTACCGTGACCCCGAGGCATGTCGCGAAGCCCTTGAACTGGCGGAGGAAGCGATCGTCACTGGCAACGAGGCCCTCGACATTGCCGAGGGCCGCCGACCCGGCGAACCGTGGCCGGAGGAAACCGGTGAGAAGTGGTGGCGCTGA
- a CDS encoding type II toxin-antitoxin system PemK/MazF family toxin, producing the protein MRRGEVWVAQLNPNRGSEIGKIRPVLVIQADELTAVGDNPIIVLPITTQIYPSFKRWRISLPARDRLLKDGQIIVDQPRAIDRSRFGEGPLTTLTTDELASVEKSLKAVMGMW; encoded by the coding sequence ATGCGCCGGGGGGAAGTGTGGGTGGCCCAGCTTAACCCGAACCGGGGGAGCGAAATCGGCAAGATCCGCCCGGTGCTCGTTATCCAGGCGGACGAGCTTACGGCCGTCGGTGACAACCCGATCATCGTGCTTCCGATCACCACTCAGATATATCCCTCCTTCAAGCGCTGGCGCATCTCCCTGCCCGCCCGGGACCGTCTTCTCAAAGATGGCCAGATCATCGTGGACCAACCACGAGCCATCGATCGCAGCCGCTTCGGCGAAGGGCCCCTGACCACGCTGACGACGGATGAACTGGCCAGCGTCGAAAAGAGCCTCAAGGCTGTGATGGGGATGTGGTGA
- a CDS encoding type II toxin-antitoxin system VapC family toxin gives MNLVDSCGWLEYFADGDNAGFFVPAITDTANLLVPTLALFEVFKRILQQREENAALQAVAMMQQGAVVDLTADISLSAAKLAVTHKLPMADSVMLATARRYQARLWTQDGDFEGIEGVHYRRKVMG, from the coding sequence GTGAATCTGGTGGATTCCTGTGGTTGGCTGGAGTATTTCGCCGATGGTGACAACGCCGGGTTCTTCGTGCCCGCCATCACCGACACGGCCAACTTGCTCGTGCCGACCCTCGCGTTGTTTGAGGTGTTCAAACGAATACTTCAGCAGCGGGAAGAGAATGCCGCCTTGCAGGCAGTGGCCATGATGCAGCAGGGAGCCGTCGTGGACCTCACTGCGGATATTTCTCTCAGTGCGGCGAAACTCGCTGTGACCCATAAGCTGCCGATGGCGGACTCCGTCATGCTCGCCACCGCCAGGCGATATCAGGCTCGACTGTGGACACAGGACGGTGACTTTGAAGGCATTGAGGGTGTGCACTACCGCCGTAAGGTGATGGGTTAA
- a CDS encoding AbrB/MazE/SpoVT family DNA-binding domain-containing protein yields MTTVTVSKKYQIVMPREMRQAMGIRPGQKLQVVLYEGRAELIPVRDITEMRGFLRGIETDVPRDGDRV; encoded by the coding sequence ATGACGACTGTGACTGTTTCCAAGAAATATCAGATTGTTATGCCTCGGGAGATGCGCCAGGCCATGGGGATCCGCCCGGGGCAGAAGCTCCAGGTGGTGCTTTATGAAGGACGGGCCGAGTTGATTCCTGTTCGGGATATCACGGAGATGCGCGGTTTTCTAAGAGGTATTGAAACCGACGTTCCACGGGATGGGGATCGGGTGTGA
- a CDS encoding ERCC4 domain-containing protein: MDHDFNKRPIAITIDHRESRSPVVAALRASAGVAATFARLDCGDYLIDNRFLVERKTLPDLIESIKSGRLFDQALRLAAVEQWRPALILEGTARDIEGSAMRWEAVQGALVTVSLFIGLPVLRTRSAGETVGTFLSIARQGRTVAGGALPRRGARPKGKRALQSHILQSLPRVGAERAARLLDRFGSVEAVIRAGDAELKEVDGIGQRTARCIRWAVEESRGPYAVDGGRRCLV, encoded by the coding sequence ATGGATCACGATTTCAACAAACGGCCGATCGCCATCACCATCGACCACCGCGAATCCAGGAGCCCGGTGGTGGCCGCGCTGCGCGCATCGGCTGGGGTCGCCGCGACCTTCGCCCGGCTCGATTGCGGCGACTATTTGATCGACAACCGCTTCCTCGTCGAGCGCAAGACGCTCCCCGACCTCATCGAGTCGATCAAATCAGGACGGCTGTTCGATCAGGCCCTGAGGCTGGCCGCGGTCGAACAGTGGCGCCCGGCCCTGATACTGGAAGGCACGGCAAGGGACATCGAAGGCAGCGCCATGCGCTGGGAGGCGGTTCAGGGGGCCCTGGTCACGGTGAGTCTGTTTATCGGCCTGCCGGTCCTGCGCACTCGTTCGGCGGGGGAGACCGTCGGGACGTTTCTCTCCATTGCCCGTCAGGGCCGCACCGTGGCCGGCGGTGCGCTGCCGCGCCGCGGTGCCCGACCCAAGGGCAAGCGGGCCCTGCAATCCCACATCCTCCAGAGCCTGCCCCGGGTCGGTGCCGAGCGTGCGGCACGGCTGCTCGACCGGTTCGGTTCCGTCGAGGCCGTCATCCGGGCGGGTGACGCGGAGTTGAAGGAGGTGGATGGGATTGGGCAACGAACTGCTCGCTGTATCCGCTGGGCCGTGGAGGAGAGCAGGGGCCCTTATGCGGTGGATGGCGGTCGGCGTTGTCTCGTTTGA
- the csb2 gene encoding type I-G CRISPR-associated protein Csb2 has translation MLAVACRFTAGRFHATPWGRHVNEADVEWPPSPWRFLRALIATWHRKHDPGEFPEARLEALVNALSGVAPVYRLPDAVHAHTRHYMPVREGRADKSVLVFDAFLRIDPDEELIIAWPDLDPDPELLGSLDALMRDLNFFGRVESWIECRRLEGWNPEDANCRPGNLAVNPATGETSEPVRLIVPRSAADYAQWQQQTVEDLRLEKLAKQKRLSVLATLPERLIDALRLETGDIQRAGWSLAPGATEVLYQRPQGALGVRRRRVPEWHRTSRITTARFALAGRPLPRVEDTVRVAERMRAALMSRAKRRFGESDIPAQLSGHGLPPDNRHAHAFFLPEGNDKGRIDHVIVHAEAGFPQEMLKVFEDLPILRGQDGSQWQVALESVGGREDERHWQAIQSAIPALGHATVWVTRTPYLHPWHAKKGFGYVEQIRRECRERGLPIPSQVDLLPEIPVGSGRSCRPVQFHRFRTKRGLPQPDTHGAFVRLTFPQPVSGPLALGFGCHYGLGLFAPSHDSE, from the coding sequence ATGCTTGCCGTTGCCTGCCGGTTCACAGCCGGACGTTTTCATGCCACACCCTGGGGGCGGCATGTAAACGAGGCCGACGTGGAATGGCCGCCGTCCCCGTGGCGTTTCCTGCGCGCCCTGATCGCCACCTGGCACCGCAAGCATGATCCAGGCGAGTTTCCAGAGGCCCGCCTGGAGGCGCTCGTCAATGCCCTCTCCGGTGTTGCGCCTGTCTATCGTCTGCCGGATGCGGTCCATGCCCATACGCGCCACTACATGCCGGTGCGCGAGGGACGGGCCGATAAGTCGGTCCTGGTGTTCGACGCCTTCCTTCGAATCGATCCTGATGAAGAGCTGATCATCGCCTGGCCCGACCTGGACCCGGACCCGGAGCTTCTGGGATCCCTGGACGCGCTTATGCGGGATCTGAATTTCTTCGGTCGCGTCGAGAGCTGGATCGAGTGCCGTCGGCTGGAGGGCTGGAACCCTGAGGATGCCAATTGCCGTCCGGGCAACCTGGCTGTGAATCCGGCCACGGGCGAGACCAGCGAACCGGTCAGATTGATCGTGCCAAGATCGGCAGCTGACTATGCCCAATGGCAACAACAGACCGTTGAGGACCTCAGGCTGGAAAAACTGGCCAAACAGAAACGGCTCTCGGTCCTGGCCACCTTGCCGGAACGTCTGATCGATGCCTTGCGCCTGGAGACCGGTGACATTCAGCGCGCCGGCTGGAGTCTGGCGCCCGGCGCCACGGAGGTGCTCTATCAGCGGCCCCAGGGGGCCTTGGGCGTGCGCCGCCGCCGCGTGCCCGAGTGGCATCGTACCAGCCGGATTACGACGGCCCGTTTCGCGCTGGCCGGCAGGCCCCTGCCCAGGGTCGAGGACACGGTGCGTGTGGCGGAACGGATGCGCGCGGCACTGATGTCCCGGGCGAAACGCCGGTTCGGTGAGTCCGACATTCCCGCGCAGCTGTCCGGACACGGCTTGCCGCCGGATAACCGTCATGCCCACGCCTTCTTTCTCCCGGAGGGAAATGACAAGGGACGCATCGATCACGTGATTGTCCATGCGGAGGCCGGTTTCCCGCAGGAGATGCTCAAGGTCTTCGAGGATCTGCCCATCCTGCGGGGGCAGGATGGCAGTCAATGGCAGGTCGCACTGGAATCCGTCGGCGGTCGAGAGGATGAGCGTCACTGGCAGGCGATCCAGTCCGCGATTCCGGCACTCGGACATGCCACTGTTTGGGTCACGCGCACCCCCTATTTGCATCCCTGGCATGCCAAGAAAGGCTTCGGCTACGTTGAGCAGATTCGCCGGGAATGCCGAGAGCGCGGGCTGCCCATCCCTAGTCAGGTGGACCTCTTGCCGGAGATCCCGGTCGGCAGCGGCAGAAGCTGCCGACCGGTTCAGTTCCATCGTTTCCGCACCAAGCGTGGGTTGCCGCAACCAGACACCCACGGCGCCTTCGTTCGCCTGACGTTCCCGCAGCCGGTCTCGGGGCCGCTTGCCTTGGGGTTTGGATGTCATTACGGCCTGGGCCTGTTTGCGCCGTCGCATGACTCGGAGTAG
- the cas7g gene encoding type I-G CRISPR-associated RAMP protein Csb1/Cas7g has product MKLEPLLSDVPRLLMEADLVPVQGTRFQPTGFPDLGAAHYEGPDGRPMLLVESAQSMANRLETVCWDKDADDWVVPLRGLPVVKVLDKAGKPLTNSVLEAHRLNSPYILEGKDKTLFDLLKQELAHMEEGPVDIRKLAETLLKVDANAVLHGVFLAKKELAGGRLRLPRALSAFIEAEDVRVASSGGVKNDHVNPSGDTSRGFGNVPFARDEYVSPRIKAYFNLDLAQIRAFGLGEQVDRLLIALALYKVRRFLVHGLRLRTACDLDCQALRVTRPEGWEVPELSELEAALPGLIEAVAGEGRFAQPAVTIVTYEK; this is encoded by the coding sequence ATGAAACTTGAACCCCTGCTCAGTGATGTGCCCCGACTGCTTATGGAGGCCGATCTCGTGCCCGTGCAGGGTACCCGCTTCCAGCCTACCGGATTCCCGGATCTCGGCGCGGCGCACTACGAAGGACCGGACGGCCGCCCCATGTTGCTGGTGGAGTCTGCCCAAAGTATGGCCAACCGGCTGGAGACGGTCTGCTGGGACAAGGATGCCGATGATTGGGTGGTGCCTTTGCGGGGTCTCCCGGTGGTCAAGGTTCTGGACAAGGCGGGCAAGCCGCTGACCAACTCGGTCCTGGAGGCGCACAGGCTGAACTCACCCTATATCCTGGAAGGCAAGGACAAAACCCTGTTTGACCTGCTCAAGCAGGAGCTGGCCCACATGGAAGAAGGGCCGGTGGACATTCGTAAACTGGCTGAGACGCTTCTCAAGGTGGATGCCAATGCCGTGCTACACGGTGTCTTTCTCGCCAAAAAAGAACTGGCGGGTGGGCGGCTGCGTCTGCCCAGGGCGCTTTCCGCTTTTATTGAGGCCGAAGATGTGAGGGTGGCGTCCAGTGGCGGAGTCAAGAACGATCACGTCAATCCCTCCGGTGATACGTCCAGGGGGTTCGGTAATGTGCCTTTTGCCAGGGATGAATACGTCTCCCCCCGCATCAAGGCCTACTTCAATCTCGATCTGGCCCAGATCCGAGCCTTCGGGCTGGGAGAGCAGGTTGATCGTCTGCTCATTGCCCTGGCGCTGTATAAGGTGCGCCGATTCCTTGTACACGGACTGCGCCTGCGTACGGCCTGCGATCTGGACTGCCAGGCATTGCGTGTCACCCGGCCGGAGGGTTGGGAGGTGCCGGAGCTGTCGGAACTGGAAGCGGCACTCCCGGGCCTGATCGAGGCGGTGGCAGGCGAGGGTCGGTTCGCGCAGCCGGCGGTCACCATCGTCACCTACGAGAAATAA
- the cas8g1 gene encoding type I-G CRISPR-associated protein Cas8g1/Csx17 has product MDKDMHINEIVLRGCAPTPLAAYLKALGVLRLVCEQVDATAKGWWQDECFMLRTRLDDNDLRRFFIEDYRPTPMLSPWNGGSGFYRKGNETAWSTLEKIITTQAERWRPFRDTAEVMADALEHLKLTEKPAELDKRALLARLRATLDDEFLPWLDAAVLLTDDKPDYPPLLGTGGNDGRLDFTSNYMQRLLEMFDPVTGKAQGDVGNKLESALFARPVPGMTALAIGQFSPGAAGGPNSSTGFDSGAQVNIWDYVLMLEGALLFAATATRRLESADPSALSYPFTVRPSGGGSGAVALGDERPARAEIWMPLWERPASLPELRVLLGEGRVTLNGRLPRDGLDFARAVAKLGTDRGVRAFQRYAFMMRSGKAYLATPLNRFHVHRNPKADLIDQLERGDWLRRFRRAARSTHAPARLQGLAHRLDDALFDLVRVADPRRVQEVLKVLGEVQFYLALSPSLREQVRPVPRLDAHWVEAARDDSHEFRVAAALAGLDDGLPMGVHLAPIDPVKRNVWAPESRLAVWGQGNLSDNLAQVLQRRLLTASRTDLNDKPLSGRCPADEGAVAAFLAGDADERRIAELMAGLACARLPARLPLRQRGASEASSLPMIYALLKPLFVPDAQLREAGVLTPDGCLPLPPALPRLLRAGPAGVGRAVDLARRRRRASGLADAGWRLTPPYPDGGRLLAALMIPVEIRVIKGFIKRLADHKSDEPATQDAS; this is encoded by the coding sequence ATGGATAAGGACATGCATATAAATGAGATCGTCCTGCGTGGTTGTGCTCCTACGCCTCTGGCCGCCTATCTCAAGGCGCTGGGTGTCCTGCGGCTTGTTTGCGAGCAGGTGGACGCAACGGCGAAGGGCTGGTGGCAGGATGAGTGCTTCATGCTCCGTACCCGTCTCGATGACAACGATCTGCGGCGCTTCTTTATCGAGGACTATCGCCCCACACCCATGCTGTCGCCCTGGAACGGCGGCAGCGGGTTCTATCGCAAGGGCAATGAAACGGCCTGGAGCACGCTTGAGAAAATCATAACCACCCAGGCCGAGCGCTGGCGCCCGTTCCGTGATACGGCGGAGGTCATGGCCGATGCGCTTGAACACTTGAAACTGACCGAAAAGCCTGCCGAGTTGGACAAGCGCGCGCTCTTGGCCCGCTTGCGGGCGACACTGGATGACGAGTTCCTGCCGTGGCTGGATGCCGCAGTCCTGCTGACCGACGACAAGCCCGACTACCCGCCCTTGCTGGGTACGGGGGGTAACGACGGCCGTCTCGATTTCACCAGCAACTACATGCAGCGGCTGCTGGAGATGTTCGATCCCGTCACGGGCAAGGCGCAGGGGGATGTCGGGAACAAGTTGGAGTCTGCCTTGTTCGCTCGTCCGGTCCCCGGTATGACGGCCCTCGCGATCGGCCAATTTTCCCCCGGTGCCGCGGGTGGGCCCAACAGTTCCACCGGCTTTGACAGCGGCGCGCAGGTCAATATCTGGGATTACGTGTTGATGCTTGAGGGCGCGCTGCTGTTCGCAGCGACTGCCACCCGCCGTTTGGAGAGCGCCGATCCTTCGGCCTTGAGTTATCCCTTCACGGTACGCCCCAGTGGTGGTGGCAGCGGCGCTGTTGCCCTGGGGGATGAAAGGCCGGCCCGGGCCGAGATCTGGATGCCCCTGTGGGAACGTCCGGCCTCGCTGCCGGAATTGCGAGTGTTACTGGGCGAGGGGCGTGTCACCCTCAATGGGCGGCTTCCCCGGGACGGCTTGGACTTTGCCCGTGCCGTGGCCAAGCTGGGGACAGATCGGGGCGTACGTGCCTTCCAGCGTTACGCGTTTATGATGCGTTCCGGAAAGGCCTATCTGGCCACGCCGTTGAACCGATTCCATGTGCATCGAAACCCCAAGGCCGACCTGATCGACCAGTTGGAGCGCGGTGATTGGTTGCGCCGTTTCCGCCGTGCGGCCCGTTCCACACATGCACCGGCGCGCTTGCAGGGGCTTGCCCACCGTCTGGACGACGCCCTGTTCGATCTGGTCCGTGTGGCGGATCCCCGTAGGGTGCAGGAGGTGCTCAAGGTCCTGGGCGAGGTACAGTTCTACCTGGCGCTCAGTCCCTCCCTGCGCGAGCAAGTGCGGCCCGTGCCCCGGCTTGACGCGCACTGGGTCGAGGCCGCCCGGGATGACAGCCACGAATTCCGGGTGGCGGCAGCCCTGGCCGGTCTCGACGATGGCCTGCCCATGGGCGTACATCTGGCCCCCATCGATCCCGTGAAGCGCAATGTTTGGGCACCGGAAAGCCGCCTGGCCGTCTGGGGGCAGGGCAATCTCTCGGACAATCTCGCCCAGGTGCTGCAACGGCGCCTGCTGACCGCCAGCAGAACGGATCTCAACGACAAACCCCTGTCCGGCCGTTGTCCCGCCGATGAGGGAGCGGTGGCGGCCTTTTTGGCAGGCGACGCTGACGAGCGCCGCATCGCCGAGCTGATGGCAGGTCTGGCGTGCGCGCGGCTGCCGGCCCGTTTACCCCTCCGGCAACGCGGTGCCTCGGAGGCATCATCCCTGCCCATGATCTACGCCTTGCTCAAACCGCTGTTCGTGCCGGATGCCCAGCTCCGCGAGGCCGGTGTTCTGACACCCGATGGATGCCTGCCGCTCCCGCCGGCCTTGCCTCGGCTGCTGCGGGCCGGTCCGGCTGGTGTGGGGCGTGCCGTGGACCTAGCTCGCCGCAGGCGCCGGGCCTCCGGGCTGGCGGATGCCGGCTGGCGCCTGACGCCGCCCTACCCGGATGGCGGGCGCCTGCTGGCGGCGCTCATGATCCCGGTGGAAATCCGTGTCATCAAAGGCTTTATCAAACGCCTCGCTGATCACAAGTCCGACGAACCCGCCACCCAGGATGCGTCCTGA